The proteins below are encoded in one region of Leptospira terpstrae serovar Hualin str. LT 11-33 = ATCC 700639:
- a CDS encoding DUF302 domain-containing protein — translation MLGLTVHRKKSFEETITDTTEALKKEGFGVLTTIDVKQTLKEKIGVDFKRYTILGACNPSFAHKALQTADEIGLLLPCNVVVTEEKNGETKVSIFDPMTMTKLVQNPELEKIAKEVQEKLIQVIHHLHE, via the coding sequence ATGTTAGGACTAACCGTTCACAGAAAAAAGAGTTTTGAAGAAACCATCACCGACACAACCGAAGCACTCAAAAAAGAGGGTTTCGGAGTTCTTACCACCATCGACGTCAAACAAACCCTCAAAGAAAAAATCGGAGTCGATTTTAAACGTTATACGATCCTCGGAGCATGTAACCCTAGTTTTGCGCACAAAGCGCTCCAAACTGCCGATGAAATTGGACTTTTACTCCCTTGCAACGTAGTTGTCACAGAAGAAAAAAATGGGGAAACCAAAGTGTCTATCTTTGATCCCATGACTATGACAAAATTAGTTCAGAATCCCGAACTCGAAAAAATCGCCAAAGAAGTGCAAGAGAAACTCATCCAAGTCATCCACCACTTACATGAATGA
- the speE gene encoding polyamine aminopropyltransferase translates to MEIWYTEKLELEKGRAVSYRVTKTIESLQSPFQKIDIFETQSFGRMFTLDGVTMVTNKDEHSYHEMIAHIPMMSHPNPESVLVIGGGDGGTVREVLKHPSVKEVVLCEIDKAVVDISYKYFPECADAMKDPKVIHYYDDGAKFARDNKGRFDVILVDSSDPVGPAEVLFKEPFFRDMASALKPTGIIATQAESFWYHGDVISSLFDFIPKIFPEYGYYYTTIPTYPSGIIGFTFLSNAIDPYSVTPDPKRVPKGLKYYSPEIHKAAFVLPEFAKAYIKRKG, encoded by the coding sequence ATGGAGATTTGGTATACCGAAAAATTGGAATTAGAAAAAGGCCGCGCTGTGAGTTACCGGGTAACAAAAACAATCGAAAGCCTACAATCTCCGTTCCAAAAAATCGATATTTTTGAAACACAATCCTTTGGTAGAATGTTTACACTTGATGGTGTAACAATGGTTACAAACAAGGATGAACATTCTTATCATGAAATGATTGCCCATATCCCCATGATGAGCCATCCTAACCCAGAATCCGTCCTTGTGATCGGAGGTGGAGATGGGGGAACGGTTCGAGAAGTTTTGAAACACCCTTCTGTCAAAGAAGTTGTGTTATGCGAGATTGACAAAGCTGTAGTAGATATCAGTTATAAATACTTCCCTGAATGTGCTGATGCCATGAAAGACCCTAAGGTCATCCATTATTATGATGACGGGGCAAAATTTGCACGAGACAACAAAGGCCGCTTTGATGTGATTCTTGTGGATTCCAGTGATCCAGTGGGACCTGCCGAAGTCCTTTTTAAAGAACCATTCTTTCGTGATATGGCAAGTGCTTTAAAACCAACAGGTATCATTGCCACACAAGCGGAATCTTTTTGGTATCATGGAGATGTGATCTCTTCACTCTTTGATTTTATTCCAAAAATTTTTCCTGAATATGGATATTATTACACTACCATCCCTACGTATCCTTCGGGTATCATTGGATTTACTTTTTTATCCAATGCGATTGATCCTTATTCGGTAACTCCAGATCCAAAACGTGTTCCCAAAGGACTCAAATACTACAGTCCAGAAATTCACAAAGCGGCTTTTGTTCTTCCTGAATTTGCAAAAGCTTATATCAAACGAAAAGGATAA